In one window of Spartinivicinus marinus DNA:
- a CDS encoding SapC family protein, translated as MNQKKYAFYQHIVPLRAADHHQLELVENNQYGFAKSVNAVYLADIEFNQACKFYPIVFVQHEDQIQPSALLGLEHQVNLFVNDKGIWTVKYVPAYIRRYPFILADVPENNNELVVCIDDAAPMLTTAGDTEGKELFTEQGESSEYLQSKVDFLKHFQQASGSTQTFCQKLKTLDLFEPMNAQINMHKGDNLSLTGFMVVSKKKLQTLPESQLRELIVTNYMQLIYEHLSSLSNLSLLVDKTAALRTIRKAKQAKSESSKSNRSSKRS; from the coding sequence ATGAACCAGAAAAAGTATGCGTTTTATCAACACATAGTGCCGCTGCGAGCTGCTGATCACCATCAGCTTGAGCTGGTTGAAAATAATCAATATGGTTTTGCTAAATCAGTTAACGCGGTCTACCTCGCAGATATTGAGTTTAATCAAGCTTGCAAGTTTTACCCGATAGTATTTGTTCAGCATGAAGATCAGATCCAACCCAGTGCTCTATTAGGCTTGGAGCATCAGGTGAACCTGTTTGTTAATGACAAAGGTATCTGGACTGTTAAATATGTTCCTGCCTATATCCGACGGTATCCGTTTATTTTGGCAGATGTACCAGAGAATAATAATGAGTTGGTCGTATGTATTGATGATGCTGCGCCTATGTTAACCACTGCTGGTGATACAGAAGGCAAAGAATTATTTACTGAACAAGGTGAGAGTAGTGAGTACCTACAAAGTAAAGTTGATTTTTTAAAACACTTTCAACAAGCCAGTGGTTCAACGCAAACTTTTTGTCAGAAATTGAAGACTCTCGATTTATTTGAACCAATGAATGCTCAAATAAATATGCATAAAGGTGATAATTTATCCCTCACTGGTTTTATGGTTGTAAGTAAGAAAAAACTACAAACTTTACCTGAATCACAACTTAGAGAATTAATTGTAACCAATTATATGCAGTTGATTTATGAACATTTAAGCTCTCTCAGCAATTTAAGTCTATTAGTTGATAAGACTGCAGCGTTAAGGACTATCAGGAAAGCAAAGCAAGCTAAAAGTGAAAGCAGTAAAAGTAACAGAAGCAGTAAAAGAAGCTAA
- the tssA gene encoding type VI secretion system protein TssA, whose translation MSALDVEKWLALATQPLPATAPPASEARYAASYEIAEGEVSKVGSLTDQGSANWRKVVEACRDHLTNQSKDILIGCYLARALYEQHQLAGVIAGFKVVATMCDSLWDTMFPPKKRMRARGNAIEWLVDDLVTPFEAWQPNPADRSQLSELVDIIQQLESSLPDKMGDHAPAMGDLRRLLLEKLDSLPEEPKPAPKLETTPEQAASEQAPPDTTENAATPTAVSQPAKPSPAPTATASSAAALAPITGDIANERDCQKAIRQVQDRTRQIADYLRQAKLDSPLAYELNRQATWMNIWQLPHHQNGHTQLMPVPKDKREQYEQMLTNGQFRELIPDIEVSLSKAPFWLDGHRLVAEALQQLGFFEASRAVVIQLGLFLEKYPELTELQFKDETPFADDDTRDWIKTTVNSALSGGGDAANTGASQQEAPWLTAYKDAKELVKQKQIPAALKVFQQGIQQSASGRERTYWQLQQAQFCFDLKKYELACPLLEAIDQQLAENNGYHWDSELTIQTTVMLLKCYKKLSNKDLDKARVEQLQARLCCFDMAAAFDL comes from the coding sequence ATGAGCGCGTTGGATGTAGAGAAATGGTTGGCGCTTGCTACTCAACCATTACCAGCTACTGCTCCTCCTGCAAGTGAAGCACGTTATGCTGCCAGCTATGAAATAGCAGAAGGGGAAGTTAGCAAAGTTGGCTCGCTGACTGATCAAGGTTCAGCCAACTGGCGTAAAGTGGTTGAAGCTTGCAGAGATCATCTGACTAATCAATCTAAAGATATTTTAATTGGTTGTTACCTAGCACGGGCGTTGTATGAGCAGCATCAGTTAGCTGGCGTTATAGCTGGCTTTAAAGTAGTGGCCACAATGTGTGATTCGTTGTGGGATACAATGTTTCCCCCGAAGAAAAGAATGCGTGCCAGAGGAAATGCAATCGAATGGTTAGTCGATGATTTAGTTACGCCGTTTGAAGCATGGCAGCCTAACCCAGCAGACCGGTCACAATTGAGTGAGTTAGTTGATATTATTCAACAACTGGAGTCTTCATTGCCCGATAAGATGGGTGATCATGCACCAGCCATGGGTGATTTAAGGAGGCTATTGCTTGAGAAGTTGGATTCGTTGCCTGAAGAACCCAAGCCAGCACCAAAACTTGAAACAACCCCTGAACAAGCAGCATCAGAACAAGCTCCACCCGATACAACCGAGAATGCAGCAACACCAACAGCTGTTTCTCAGCCAGCTAAACCTTCACCTGCTCCAACGGCCACTGCCAGCTCTGCTGCTGCGTTAGCACCAATCACTGGGGATATTGCCAATGAGCGAGATTGCCAGAAAGCCATTCGTCAGGTCCAGGATAGAACACGTCAGATAGCGGATTATCTTCGCCAAGCTAAATTGGATAGTCCATTAGCTTATGAACTTAATCGACAAGCAACCTGGATGAATATCTGGCAATTGCCCCACCATCAAAATGGCCATACCCAGTTAATGCCAGTGCCAAAAGATAAACGTGAGCAGTATGAGCAAATGCTGACAAATGGTCAGTTTCGAGAGTTAATTCCTGATATCGAAGTGAGCCTGTCGAAAGCACCTTTTTGGTTGGATGGTCATCGTTTAGTTGCAGAGGCATTGCAACAGCTGGGTTTTTTTGAGGCTAGTCGGGCTGTGGTGATTCAACTAGGTTTATTTTTGGAAAAATACCCAGAGCTGACAGAACTGCAATTTAAAGATGAAACCCCATTTGCAGATGATGATACCCGAGACTGGATTAAAACAACGGTTAACAGTGCGTTAAGTGGCGGGGGCGATGCTGCAAATACAGGTGCTTCTCAGCAGGAAGCTCCATGGCTGACAGCCTATAAAGATGCAAAAGAGTTGGTGAAGCAAAAGCAAATTCCCGCAGCATTGAAAGTGTTTCAGCAAGGTATTCAGCAGTCAGCATCAGGGCGGGAGCGAACCTACTGGCAGCTGCAACAAGCACAGTTTTGCTTTGATTTAAAAAAATATGAGCTAGCCTGTCCTTTATTAGAAGCGATTGATCAGCAACTTGCGGAAAACAATGGTTATCATTGGGATAGCGAATTAACCATACAAACGACAGTAATGTTGCTAAAGTGTTATAAAAAACTATCGAATAAAGATTTGGATAAGGCCCGAGTGGAACAGCTGCAAGCACGTTTATGCTGCTTTGATATGGCTGCAGCTTTTGATTTATAG
- the tssF gene encoding type VI secretion system baseplate subunit TssF — translation MAFNKYFQDELAAVRELGKEFAEKNPRLAPFLSVREQDPDVERLLEGFAFLTGRLRQKLDDELPELSHSVMSLLWPNFLKPVPSMSIIQFRPDSSISDKYPIERGAKVASSPVDGTRCTFKIAYDIDLYPFALTNLSYRQQAVGSSIQLDFQLAGNAVLSEIDLDYLRLFLHGDFNISLTLYHLFIRHVTKIEFVLKNDEEIVALQLDKSAVYPVGFAENEALLPYSDNTFLGYRLIQEYFSLPEKYSFIDIRQLNKLYQNESISDLLQQAKQFSINVYFDQSIERQNVPKKENIQLFCTPVVNLFNHDATPLRMDQRRTEYRVQPSGDNPLHYEIYSIDKVVGWGHSDRLRRDYKPFESFDHATSLGGSQQDIYYRTRLKSSVNLHGVDTYLSFVSHNDEDLSPQAETISVDLTCSNRDLPQKLSIGDIKQTMGETPEFAPFSNITKVTHSFTPPLDKGFHWRVISNMSLNYVSLVNVAALRSVLSTYDYRSYYDRQYAKVSKSRLEGIEEIEHFNIDRLYKGLPIRGIKTRLHLRESKFANEGDMYQFASVLNEFFALYVSLNSFHMLEVVGIENGEIYQWEARIGQQPIL, via the coding sequence GTGGCTTTTAATAAGTACTTCCAAGACGAACTGGCTGCGGTACGTGAGCTGGGTAAAGAGTTTGCTGAAAAAAACCCACGACTGGCGCCGTTTTTATCTGTGCGAGAGCAAGACCCTGATGTGGAGCGGCTGTTAGAAGGGTTTGCCTTTTTAACCGGCCGACTTCGCCAAAAACTCGATGATGAGTTACCTGAGCTATCGCACTCAGTTATGAGTTTATTATGGCCAAACTTTCTTAAGCCGGTGCCGTCCATGAGTATTATTCAGTTCCGGCCAGACAGTAGTATTTCCGATAAATACCCGATTGAACGGGGAGCCAAAGTTGCTTCTTCTCCAGTGGATGGTACTCGTTGTACCTTTAAAATCGCTTATGATATAGATCTCTACCCCTTTGCGTTGACCAATTTAAGCTATCGTCAACAGGCGGTTGGTAGTAGCATTCAACTGGATTTTCAGTTAGCGGGTAATGCGGTATTAAGTGAAATTGACCTTGATTATTTAAGGCTGTTTTTACACGGTGACTTTAATATTAGTTTGACGTTGTATCACTTGTTTATCCGGCATGTTACAAAGATTGAGTTTGTTTTAAAAAATGATGAAGAAATAGTTGCTCTTCAACTAGATAAGTCTGCTGTTTACCCGGTGGGATTTGCTGAAAATGAAGCCTTATTACCTTATTCTGATAATACATTTTTGGGTTATCGATTAATTCAAGAGTATTTTAGCTTACCTGAAAAATATTCATTTATTGATATTCGGCAACTGAATAAACTGTATCAAAATGAAAGCATTAGTGATCTGTTGCAGCAGGCCAAACAGTTTTCCATTAATGTGTATTTTGATCAAAGTATTGAACGACAAAATGTACCTAAAAAGGAAAATATTCAGTTATTCTGTACACCAGTAGTCAACTTGTTTAATCATGATGCCACGCCATTACGGATGGATCAGCGGCGAACAGAGTATCGGGTTCAACCATCAGGTGATAATCCTCTGCATTATGAAATTTATAGTATTGATAAAGTCGTGGGCTGGGGGCACAGTGACCGGCTACGGCGTGATTATAAACCGTTTGAATCATTTGATCATGCCACCAGTTTAGGCGGTAGTCAGCAGGATATTTATTATCGAACCCGGCTAAAAAGCTCGGTGAACCTGCATGGTGTAGATACTTACCTATCATTTGTTTCTCATAATGATGAAGACTTATCCCCCCAGGCTGAAACCATTTCGGTAGACCTAACCTGTAGTAATCGGGATTTACCGCAAAAGTTGTCTATTGGTGATATCAAACAAACTATGGGGGAAACACCTGAGTTTGCTCCTTTTTCAAATATTACCAAAGTTACCCACTCATTTACCCCTCCGCTGGATAAAGGCTTTCATTGGCGGGTCATTTCCAATATGTCGTTGAATTATGTATCCCTGGTTAATGTGGCGGCGTTGCGAAGTGTGTTATCGACTTATGACTACCGTAGTTATTATGATCGGCAGTACGCTAAAGTCAGCAAAAGCCGTTTAGAAGGCATTGAAGAAATTGAGCACTTTAATATTGACCGGCTATATAAAGGCTTACCGATAAGAGGTATAAAAACCCGTTTGCATTTACGGGAAAGCAAATTTGCTAATGAAGGGGATATGTATCAGTTTGCTTCAGTATTAAATGAGTTTTTTGCCTTGTATGTATCATTAAACTCATTTCATATGTTAGAAGTGGTTGGAATTGAGAATGGAGAGATTTACCAGTGGGAAGCGAGAATAGGCCAACAACCCATTCTTTAA
- the tssH gene encoding type VI secretion system ATPase TssH translates to MKLDLNIIISALSPESRNAMENAASRCVAREGYEITAEDVLLELMAEEEGEVQKILKHYEIELSQLEKAVQREQDMRGGHHGRPVLSRFLQDWLQEAYILAHVALKMDAITPGILICAILDNELRFSRHAYYDVLRAIPVDELKQLIQGRWEDDHKGATAGQSVGHQSGEGSALSKYTINFTEQAQHGKIDPVFCREQEIRQMVDILSRRRKNNPICVGEPGVGKTAVVEGLALKIVQGDVPSVLQDVTLLGLDMGLLQAGASVKGEFEKRLKAVINEIQTSVKPIILFIDEAHTLIGAGNQAGGGDAANLLKPALARGDLRTVAATTWSEYKKYFEKDPALARRFQLVKLDEPNAHQAAIILRGLKGIYEQTHGVYVRDDAVESAARLSDRYVSGRQLPDKAVDVLDTACARIKVSLASKPAQVEDAEFKLATLDRERLGIERDRQLGVRLTEDRLNELNDEVTEVSEHLVMLKDLWQQQRDKVNEILEWRDKLYQAQEAEKATEEEGEPELTVAEITASLQQAEDELAELQKEFPLVNYEVSPLVIAQVIAAWTGIPASKMLADTSAGALNFVEQMQQRVKGQNHAVVEIDKALKAAKVGLNNPDTPTGVFLLVGPSGVGKTETALNVADLNFGGERFMTTINMSEFQEKHTVSRLVGSPPGYVGYGEGGVLTEAVRQRPYSLVLLDEVEKADLEVMNLFYQVFDKGTLSDGEGREIDFKNTLIFMTSNLASDIICKLCEGGNKPTQEELSEAIRPTLSAHFKPALLARMKIVPFFPIGQEVMEDLVVLKLQKLGKRLQEKQKLELVYGNDFIEQMASRCTEVEAGARNIDQLINGALLPKISDCLLNLAGEHEQYSQLQVSISENKEFIVTPQ, encoded by the coding sequence ATGAAGCTGGATCTCAACATTATCATTTCTGCGCTCTCGCCAGAGAGTCGTAATGCAATGGAAAATGCCGCCAGTCGCTGTGTGGCCCGCGAAGGCTACGAGATTACTGCAGAAGATGTACTGCTTGAGTTAATGGCTGAGGAAGAGGGTGAAGTTCAGAAAATTCTGAAGCATTATGAAATTGAGTTAAGCCAGCTGGAAAAAGCCGTGCAGCGAGAGCAGGATATGCGTGGAGGGCACCATGGTCGCCCAGTATTATCACGCTTTTTACAGGATTGGTTGCAAGAGGCGTATATATTAGCCCATGTCGCACTGAAAATGGATGCCATTACCCCAGGCATTTTAATTTGTGCCATTTTAGATAATGAGCTGCGCTTCTCCCGTCACGCTTATTACGATGTGCTAAGAGCAATCCCTGTTGATGAGTTAAAGCAGTTGATTCAAGGTCGCTGGGAAGATGATCACAAAGGTGCTACCGCAGGGCAATCAGTAGGCCATCAGTCTGGTGAGGGAAGTGCTTTAAGTAAATATACGATCAACTTTACTGAGCAAGCGCAGCATGGAAAAATAGATCCAGTATTCTGTCGTGAGCAAGAAATACGACAAATGGTTGATATTTTGTCGCGTCGTCGCAAAAACAACCCCATTTGTGTAGGGGAGCCGGGTGTTGGTAAAACAGCTGTAGTTGAGGGTTTAGCTTTAAAAATTGTTCAAGGCGATGTGCCTTCGGTATTACAGGATGTCACCCTGTTAGGCTTGGATATGGGTTTACTGCAAGCCGGTGCCAGTGTTAAAGGAGAGTTTGAAAAACGACTAAAAGCCGTTATTAATGAAATTCAGACTTCCGTTAAGCCTATTATTTTATTCATTGATGAAGCCCATACTTTGATTGGGGCAGGTAACCAAGCAGGGGGTGGTGATGCGGCTAACTTATTAAAACCCGCCTTAGCCAGAGGAGATTTACGCACAGTTGCTGCAACTACCTGGTCAGAATATAAAAAATATTTTGAAAAAGATCCTGCTTTAGCCCGTCGCTTCCAGTTGGTGAAATTAGACGAGCCGAATGCCCATCAAGCAGCCATTATTTTACGTGGTTTAAAAGGTATTTATGAACAAACCCATGGGGTGTATGTGCGGGATGATGCAGTAGAATCCGCGGCTAGGTTATCTGATCGTTATGTTTCAGGTCGTCAGCTACCTGATAAAGCAGTTGATGTATTGGATACAGCCTGTGCCCGAATTAAAGTCAGCCTGGCTTCTAAGCCCGCACAAGTTGAGGATGCAGAATTTAAATTGGCCACTCTAGATCGTGAGCGCTTAGGGATTGAACGAGATCGGCAGCTGGGGGTGCGCTTAACAGAAGACCGACTAAATGAATTAAATGATGAAGTTACTGAAGTTTCAGAACACTTGGTGATGTTAAAAGACCTCTGGCAACAACAGCGGGATAAAGTTAATGAAATTTTGGAGTGGCGAGACAAACTGTACCAAGCACAAGAGGCAGAAAAAGCCACAGAAGAAGAAGGAGAGCCTGAATTAACAGTAGCTGAAATTACGGCGTCTTTACAGCAGGCTGAAGATGAATTAGCTGAGCTACAAAAAGAATTTCCATTGGTCAATTATGAAGTGAGCCCACTAGTGATTGCCCAGGTGATTGCAGCCTGGACAGGAATACCTGCCAGTAAAATGTTGGCTGACACCTCTGCTGGAGCATTAAACTTTGTGGAGCAAATGCAGCAACGGGTGAAAGGTCAAAACCATGCGGTGGTTGAAATAGATAAGGCGCTAAAAGCAGCTAAAGTAGGGCTTAATAACCCAGATACTCCGACAGGTGTCTTTTTACTGGTTGGGCCCAGTGGTGTAGGTAAAACTGAAACCGCTTTGAATGTGGCTGATCTGAATTTTGGTGGTGAACGGTTTATGACCACCATTAATATGTCAGAATTTCAGGAAAAACACACGGTATCGCGCTTAGTCGGGTCTCCTCCAGGGTATGTGGGATATGGTGAGGGTGGCGTATTAACTGAAGCCGTACGACAACGACCTTATTCTTTGGTATTGCTTGATGAGGTGGAAAAAGCTGATCTTGAAGTCATGAACCTGTTCTATCAAGTTTTTGATAAAGGTACTTTGTCAGATGGTGAGGGCAGAGAAATTGATTTTAAAAACACCCTTATTTTTATGACTAGTAACCTAGCTTCTGACATTATTTGTAAACTATGTGAAGGTGGTAATAAACCAACCCAAGAAGAGTTGTCTGAAGCAATTAGACCAACCTTAAGTGCTCATTTTAAACCTGCTCTGTTAGCCAGAATGAAAATAGTGCCTTTCTTCCCCATTGGTCAGGAAGTAATGGAGGATCTGGTTGTGCTTAAACTGCAAAAACTGGGTAAAAGGCTGCAAGAAAAGCAGAAGCTTGAGTTGGTGTATGGAAATGACTTTATCGAGCAAATGGCTTCCCGTTGTACAGAAGTAGAAGCTGGCGCCAGAAATATTGATCAGCTGATAAATGGTGCCCTTTTACCGAAAATATCCGATTGCTTGCTAAACTTGGCAGGTGAGCACGAACAATATAGTCAATTACAAGTCAGCATTAGTGAAAATAAGGAGTTTATCGTAACCCCACAATAA
- the tssC gene encoding type VI secretion system contractile sheath large subunit gives MADSPETKQEQAGQELEGGSLLDTIVQQTKMRPEDDGYDVAKKGVSAFISELLKPQNKEERVNKNLVDRMIAEIDSQLSKQVDQILHHEKFQSMESAWRGLKLLVDRTDFRENVKIEVLNASKQDLFDDFEDAPEITKSGLYKLAYTAEYGTFGGQPVGAIIANYEFSPSAADVKLLQNTASVSAMAHAPFIAAAGPKFFGLDNFEGLPNLKDLKSIFEGPQFAKWHSFRESEDSRYVGLTMPRFLLRQPYDPEENPVKAFEYKEDVSASHEDYLWGNTAYSFATRLTDSFAKYRWCPNIIGPRSGGAVEDLPVHLYESMGDIEMKIPTEVLISDRREFELSDEGFIPLTMRKGSDNAAFFSANSVQKPKNFGNSPEGKAAELNYKLGTQLPYMFIINRLAHYLKVLQREHIGSWKERSDLERELNNWIRQYIADQENPSPEVRSRRPLRAAKVTVSDVEGEPGWYRVGLSVRPHFKYMGADFTLSLVGKLDKT, from the coding sequence ATGGCTGATTCACCAGAAACTAAACAGGAACAGGCAGGCCAAGAGCTGGAAGGTGGCTCATTGCTGGATACTATTGTTCAGCAAACGAAAATGCGCCCAGAAGATGATGGCTATGATGTAGCCAAAAAAGGTGTGAGCGCCTTTATTTCTGAGCTGCTCAAGCCGCAAAATAAAGAAGAGCGAGTCAATAAAAACCTAGTTGACCGGATGATTGCAGAAATTGATTCCCAGCTCAGTAAACAGGTCGACCAGATTTTACACCATGAAAAATTTCAGTCCATGGAGTCTGCATGGCGAGGGTTGAAGCTGTTAGTTGACCGTACCGATTTTCGCGAAAATGTAAAAATTGAAGTATTAAATGCTTCAAAGCAAGATCTATTTGATGACTTTGAAGATGCACCAGAAATTACTAAATCTGGGCTATATAAATTAGCTTATACGGCAGAATATGGCACATTTGGTGGCCAGCCGGTAGGTGCAATCATAGCTAACTATGAATTTTCTCCCAGTGCTGCGGATGTCAAATTATTGCAAAATACCGCAAGTGTTTCTGCAATGGCCCATGCACCCTTTATTGCAGCAGCAGGCCCTAAATTCTTCGGCTTAGATAATTTTGAAGGATTACCTAACCTGAAAGATTTAAAATCTATCTTTGAAGGCCCCCAGTTTGCTAAATGGCACAGCTTTAGAGAGTCGGAAGACTCTCGTTATGTAGGCTTAACCATGCCTCGATTCTTGCTGCGTCAACCTTATGACCCTGAAGAAAATCCAGTGAAGGCATTTGAATACAAAGAAGATGTTTCTGCCAGCCATGAAGATTATTTGTGGGGTAATACGGCCTATTCATTTGCAACTCGATTAACTGATAGTTTCGCAAAATACCGCTGGTGCCCTAATATTATCGGTCCCCGTAGTGGTGGTGCAGTGGAAGACCTACCAGTCCACCTGTATGAATCAATGGGGGATATCGAAATGAAAATCCCCACTGAGGTGTTGATTTCTGATCGGCGGGAATTTGAATTATCTGATGAAGGCTTTATTCCCTTAACCATGCGTAAGGGTAGTGATAATGCCGCCTTTTTCTCGGCAAACTCTGTGCAAAAACCTAAAAACTTTGGAAATAGTCCAGAAGGTAAAGCTGCTGAGCTGAACTATAAGTTAGGTACCCAGTTGCCGTATATGTTTATCATTAACCGTTTAGCTCACTACTTAAAAGTACTGCAACGGGAGCATATTGGTAGCTGGAAAGAGCGCTCTGACCTTGAACGTGAACTGAATAACTGGATTCGCCAGTATATTGCAGATCAGGAAAATCCATCTCCCGAAGTCAGAAGTCGTCGGCCATTACGGGCAGCAAAAGTCACTGTTTCGGATGTTGAAGGTGAACCAGGCTGGTATCGGGTTGGTTTGTCAGTTAGACCACACTTTAAGTATATGGGTGCTGACTTTACTCTATCGCTAGTGGGTAAACTGGATAAAACCTAA
- a CDS encoding PAAR domain-containing protein, whose translation MPAATRLGDICTGHGCFPPRPSITGSTNVLINGRPAIKAGDMYMPHGCPNCPPHPGSLAAGSSSVMINGSAAGRVGDRISCGGSVAMGSSDVFIGG comes from the coding sequence ATGCCGGCAGCAACACGGCTTGGTGATATTTGTACAGGACATGGTTGTTTTCCGCCTCGTCCATCTATCACTGGTAGTACCAATGTCTTAATTAATGGCCGGCCAGCAATAAAAGCGGGTGATATGTATATGCCCCATGGCTGCCCTAACTGTCCTCCTCACCCTGGTTCTTTAGCTGCAGGTTCATCCTCTGTCATGATTAATGGCTCTGCTGCTGGTCGAGTGGGAGATAGAATTAGTTGTGGAGGCTCCGTCGCGATGGGCAGTAGTGACGTTTTTATTGGTGGTTAA
- the tssG gene encoding type VI secretion system baseplate subunit TssG, which yields MGSENRPTTHSLMDDLLAKGKHYAFFQVVHLLNSHYLPKTEKQTGEAPQLRFRANATLAFPPSDLAEIKHHLGNLEHFLLTVNMMGLYGPASPLPAFYSEQIVQNDPENHPIRDFMDVFNHRFIEQLYQCWKKYRYYLNYEKGALDSFSQQMFSLIGLGDIELRQQTHLHWHRLLPYLGLLSMKSHSAGIMSGIIRHYFRHRAVYIEQCKLRVVKISDDQLNSLGAANCEVGMNLVLGASIRDRSGKFRVVIKDLSLDKFERFLPTGDYYRPLHELIRFIQRDQLEYDIKLGLRKYEAPKLELKESSTCKLGWSTWLGEHIDDDSHYEVVLPSGAFL from the coding sequence GTGGGAAGCGAGAATAGGCCAACAACCCATTCTTTAATGGATGACTTACTGGCAAAAGGGAAGCATTATGCTTTCTTTCAAGTGGTGCACTTATTAAATAGCCACTACTTGCCAAAAACTGAAAAACAAACTGGTGAAGCGCCACAATTGCGTTTTCGTGCTAATGCTACTTTAGCTTTTCCGCCCAGTGATTTAGCTGAAATAAAGCACCATCTTGGTAACCTCGAACACTTTCTGCTCACTGTTAATATGATGGGGCTATATGGCCCTGCCTCGCCATTACCTGCTTTTTATAGTGAGCAAATTGTACAAAATGATCCCGAAAATCACCCTATTCGGGATTTTATGGATGTATTTAATCATCGGTTTATTGAACAGCTTTACCAGTGTTGGAAAAAATACCGTTATTATCTGAACTATGAAAAAGGTGCGCTGGACTCTTTTTCTCAACAAATGTTTTCCCTAATTGGCTTGGGGGATATTGAATTAAGACAACAAACCCATTTGCATTGGCATCGCTTACTACCCTATTTAGGTTTGTTGAGCATGAAGAGTCATTCGGCAGGAATAATGTCAGGTATTATACGGCATTATTTTCGCCATCGGGCGGTCTATATCGAGCAGTGTAAATTGCGTGTGGTGAAAATCAGCGATGACCAGCTCAATAGCTTAGGTGCTGCTAACTGCGAAGTGGGTATGAACCTGGTGCTTGGTGCCTCAATCAGAGACCGCTCAGGAAAGTTTCGAGTGGTTATTAAAGATTTATCCTTGGATAAGTTTGAACGCTTTTTACCTACTGGGGACTACTATCGACCTTTGCATGAGTTAATTCGGTTTATTCAACGCGATCAGCTGGAATACGACATTAAGCTTGGTTTACGAAAATATGAAGCACCTAAGTTAGAGTTGAAAGAAAGCTCAACCTGCAAACTGGGTTGGTCAACTTGGCTAGGAGAGCATATAGATGATGATAGCCATTATGAAGTGGTTCTTCCTAGTGGTGCATTTTTATAA
- the tssB gene encoding type VI secretion system contractile sheath small subunit, giving the protein MAKEGSVAPKERINVAYKPETGDAQEEVELPLKLMVVGDFTHREDDRLIEERKPFNVDKDNFNDVLKSQKISLDLAVASTLVDNPTEDDELEVNLRFENMRDFEPESIVRQVPELNQLLELRSALVALKGPLGNVPAFRKAIQGALADPASRETILKELGIDDTAE; this is encoded by the coding sequence ATGGCTAAAGAGGGTTCAGTAGCACCGAAAGAGCGGATTAATGTCGCTTACAAGCCTGAAACTGGTGATGCCCAAGAAGAAGTCGAATTACCCCTGAAGCTGATGGTGGTAGGCGATTTCACCCATCGTGAAGATGACCGTTTAATTGAAGAGCGTAAGCCCTTTAATGTGGATAAAGATAACTTCAATGATGTATTAAAAAGCCAGAAAATCTCACTTGATCTAGCAGTAGCCAGCACCTTGGTTGACAACCCCACTGAGGACGACGAATTAGAGGTGAATTTACGTTTTGAAAATATGCGTGATTTTGAGCCAGAGAGCATTGTTAGACAAGTACCTGAGCTTAATCAGCTATTAGAGCTAAGAAGTGCTTTAGTTGCCTTAAAGGGGCCATTGGGTAATGTGCCTGCATTTCGTAAAGCAATTCAGGGCGCTTTGGCTGATCCTGCTTCTCGGGAAACCATCTTAAAAGAGTTGGGTATTGACGACACTGCAGAGTAA
- the tssE gene encoding type VI secretion system baseplate subunit TssE produces the protein MASELRLFERIQNAETKSHYTMAFDERKLHRSVLAHVQEMLNVREGSVMALPEYGMPDFNDLVSQFPDAISEIKKAIEEFLTEYEPRLSSIRVKHYDDPENPLVLRFHIVADIQLEDQKTRITFETELAGTGHATVKG, from the coding sequence ATGGCCTCAGAACTGCGTCTATTTGAGCGAATCCAAAATGCGGAAACCAAAAGCCATTACACCATGGCCTTTGATGAGCGTAAGTTACATCGCTCAGTGTTGGCCCATGTGCAAGAAATGTTAAATGTACGGGAAGGCAGTGTGATGGCATTACCTGAATATGGAATGCCTGATTTTAATGATTTGGTATCGCAGTTTCCGGATGCAATCAGCGAAATAAAAAAAGCAATTGAAGAGTTTTTAACTGAGTATGAACCAAGGTTATCGTCAATTCGGGTGAAACATTATGATGACCCAGAAAACCCGCTGGTCCTTCGCTTTCATATAGTGGCTGATATTCAATTAGAAGACCAGAAAACCCGTATTACCTTTGAAACGGAGTTGGCTGGGACGGGACATGCGACAGTTAAGGGATAA